A section of the Trichomycterus rosablanca isolate fTriRos1 chromosome 6, fTriRos1.hap1, whole genome shotgun sequence genome encodes:
- the nudt3b gene encoding diphosphoinositol polyphosphate phosphohydrolase 1: MMKLKSNQTRTYDGDGYKKRAACLCFRSETEEEVLLVSSSRHPDKWIVPGGGMEPEEEPNVAAVREVCEEAGVKGTLGRLVGIFENRDRKHRTYVYVLIVKEVLEDWEDSVNIGRKREWFKIDDAIQVLQCHKPVQATYFGALQDSCLTSNGTPLVATIGGDLSPTYNINQSSVSDIR, from the exons ATGATGAAGCTCAAGTCGAACCAGACTCGCACGTACGATGGAGACGGCTATAAGAAGCGGGCCGCCTGCCTGTGCTTCAGGAGCGAAACGGAGGAGGAG gTGTTGTTGGTGAGTAGTAGCCGGCATCCAGACAAATGGATTGTACCGGGAGGAGGAATGGAGCCAGAGGAGGAGCCCAACGTTGCTGCTGTTCGAGAAGTGTGTGAAGAG GCTGGTGTCAAGGGCACTTTAGGAAGACTCGTAGGAATATTTGAG AACCGGGACAGGAAACACAGGACGTATGTGTATGTTCTTATTGTAAAAGAAGTCCTGGAGGACTGGGAGGATTCTGTAAACATTG ggagaaaaagggaatgGTTTAAAATAGACGATGCCATACAAGTGTTGCAGTGTCACAAGCCTGTTCAGGCCACCTACTTCGGGGCTCTACAAGATAGCTGCCTGACCAGCAATGGCACGCCTCTAGTGGCCACGATAGGCGGAGACCTCTCACCCACCTACAACATTAATCAGAGCTCCGTTTCTGACATCAGATAA
- the hmga1b gene encoding high mobility group AT-hook 1b: MSDSEKQTISGKEKDGVEKRGRGRPRKHPKVSGGSPVAKRPRGRPKGSKNKLQIKKKAAVSSEKKVKGKPKKEEKEASQESSEEEEDEDEDQ; encoded by the exons ATGAGTGATTCCGAGAAACAGACCATTTCTGGAAAGGAAAAGGATGGAGTGGAGAAAAGAGGACGAGGAAGACCGAGAAAACATCCAAAG GTATCTGGTGGATCCCCGGTTGCAAAAAGGCCAAGAGGGCGGCCAAAGGGCAGCAAAAACAAGTTGCAAATCAAGAAG AAAGCGGCTGTGTCTTCAGAAAAGAAGGTGAAGGGGAAGCCTAAGAAAGAG GAAAAGGAAGCATCTCAGGAGTCCTCggaggaagaagaggatgaagatgaggatCAGTAA